From a region of the Bradyrhizobium diazoefficiens genome:
- a CDS encoding SOS response-associated peptidase encodes MCGRFVITSAPAALRQLFGYVEQPNFPPRYNVAPTQPIPVVLIENGVRHFRLMRWGLLPTWLRDPRGFALLINARSETVLEKPAFKRAIRRRRGLIPADGYYEWKVEDGRKQPFFIHRADGAPLGFAAVFETWAGPNGEELDTVAIVTTAAGTDLAALHDRVPVTVSPRDFERWLDIRGDEVDAILPLMTAPRLGEFAWHPVSTRVNRVANDDDQLLLPISAEQMEAEMPKPKKASRKAAAGPPDEEQGSLF; translated from the coding sequence ATGTGTGGACGCTTCGTCATAACTTCGGCCCCCGCGGCTTTGCGGCAACTGTTCGGCTATGTCGAGCAGCCGAATTTCCCGCCTCGGTACAATGTGGCGCCGACACAACCGATTCCGGTCGTCCTGATCGAGAACGGCGTGCGCCATTTCCGCCTGATGCGCTGGGGCCTTCTGCCGACCTGGCTCAGGGATCCCCGGGGTTTTGCGCTCCTGATCAATGCCCGCTCCGAGACGGTGCTGGAGAAGCCCGCGTTCAAGCGCGCGATTCGCCGGCGGCGCGGTCTGATCCCGGCCGATGGCTATTACGAATGGAAGGTGGAGGACGGCCGCAAGCAGCCCTTCTTCATCCACCGCGCCGACGGTGCGCCGCTAGGTTTCGCTGCGGTGTTCGAGACCTGGGCCGGGCCGAACGGCGAGGAACTCGACACGGTCGCGATCGTCACGACCGCGGCGGGCACGGATCTGGCTGCGCTGCATGACCGCGTGCCCGTCACCGTCAGCCCGCGCGATTTCGAGCGCTGGCTCGACATTCGTGGCGACGAGGTCGACGCGATCCTGCCGCTGATGACCGCGCCGCGCCTCGGCGAATTCGCCTGGCACCCGGTCTCGACGCGCGTCAACCGCGTCGCCAATGACGATGATCAGTTGCTCTTGCCGATCAGCGCGGAGCAGATGGAGGCGGAAATGCCAAAGCCGAAGAAGGCGTCGCGGAAGGCGGCGGCCGGGCCGCCGGATGAGGAGCAAGGGTCGTTGTTTTAG
- a CDS encoding NUDIX hydrolase, producing the protein MASIVQPTHPQLAVSAAIFRDGKVLLTRRARSPAKGFYSLPGGRVEFGESLHQALAREVDEETGLDVAIVGLAGWREVLPAAAGAGHYLIMSFAARWLAREPVLNDELDDYRWIAPGALASLGDLKLTGGLEEVILSAHRLIDP; encoded by the coding sequence GTGGCTTCGATCGTCCAGCCCACCCATCCCCAGCTTGCCGTCAGTGCCGCCATTTTCCGCGACGGCAAGGTGCTGCTGACCCGCCGCGCCCGCTCGCCCGCCAAGGGCTTCTATTCGCTCCCGGGCGGCCGGGTCGAATTCGGCGAATCGCTGCACCAGGCGCTGGCGCGCGAAGTCGACGAGGAAACCGGGCTCGACGTCGCGATCGTCGGCCTCGCCGGCTGGCGCGAGGTGCTGCCGGCCGCGGCCGGTGCCGGCCATTATCTGATCATGTCGTTTGCCGCCCGCTGGCTGGCTCGTGAGCCGGTCCTGAACGACGAGCTCGACGACTACCGCTGGATCGCCCCGGGCGCCCTGGCGAGCCTCGGCGACCTCAAGCTGACCGGGGGGCTGGAAGAGGTCATCCTGTCGGCCCACCGGCTGATCGACCCCTGA